The following proteins are co-located in the Gloeocapsa sp. PCC 7428 genome:
- a CDS encoding NAD(P)H-dependent glycerol-3-phosphate dehydrogenase, giving the protein MISSDVDSLSNNEGIQPKLVAVLGAGAWGSTLANLASATGHNVRLWSRHLECSLAETVDGADIIVSAISMKGVRSVVEQIQSLSFAPETIFLTATKGLEPTTTLTPAQIWQAAFPDHPIVVLCGPNLSKEVQQGLPAATVVASTDITAAETVQMVFSSHRFRVYTNSDPIGVELGGTIKNVIAIASGVCDGLHLGTNAKAALVTRGLAEIIRIGVAWGAKIETFYGLSGLGDLLATCNSPLSRNYQVGYQLAQGKNLAEILEHLEGTAEGVNTTQVLIAKANQQHISVPITTQVYRLLQAEITPRQALEELMLRDIKPEYNF; this is encoded by the coding sequence TTGATTAGCAGTGATGTAGATTCCCTTAGCAATAACGAGGGAATTCAACCAAAATTAGTTGCAGTTTTGGGCGCTGGTGCTTGGGGCTCGACTTTGGCAAACCTTGCATCGGCAACAGGGCATAATGTCCGTTTATGGTCGCGTCATCTTGAGTGTAGTTTAGCAGAAACCGTTGACGGTGCAGATATTATCGTTTCGGCAATTTCGATGAAAGGTGTGCGATCAGTTGTCGAACAAATTCAATCTTTGTCATTTGCACCAGAAACAATTTTTTTGACAGCCACCAAAGGGTTAGAACCAACGACGACGTTAACTCCCGCGCAAATTTGGCAAGCTGCATTTCCTGATCATCCCATTGTTGTGCTTTGCGGTCCTAATTTATCAAAAGAAGTTCAGCAAGGTTTACCTGCTGCAACTGTTGTCGCTAGTACAGATATTACCGCAGCAGAAACGGTGCAAATGGTGTTTTCTTCGCATCGGTTTCGCGTTTATACTAATTCTGATCCAATTGGCGTAGAACTCGGCGGGACAATCAAGAATGTAATTGCGATCGCATCTGGTGTCTGTGACGGTTTACACTTGGGAACGAACGCTAAAGCCGCACTTGTGACGCGAGGACTCGCCGAAATTATTCGCATTGGTGTTGCTTGGGGTGCAAAAATCGAAACTTTTTACGGTTTATCAGGATTAGGCGATTTACTCGCAACGTGCAATAGTCCCTTAAGTCGTAACTACCAAGTAGGTTATCAACTAGCGCAAGGTAAAAATTTAGCAGAAATTCTCGAACATCTAGAAGGAACAGCCGAGGGTGTGAATACGACGCAAGTTTTAATCGCCAAGGCAAATCAACAGCACATTTCTGTACCAATTACAACTCAAGTTTATAGATTATTACAAGCAGAAATTACACCACGACAAGCGTTAGAAGAACTAATGTTGCGCGATATCAAGCCAGAATATAACTTTTGA
- the lipA gene encoding lipoyl synthase: MTVKPDWLRVKAPQWERVGSVKEILRDLALNTVCEEASCPNIGECFNAGTATFLIMGPACTRACPYCDIDFEKKPKALDPTEPERLAEAVRRMRLNHVVITSVNRDDLPDGGASQFVRCITAIREVSPQTTIEVLIPDLCGNWDALEIILQAQPEVLNHNTETIPRLYRRVRPQGNYDRTLELLRRSRDLAPWVYTKSGLMVGLGETDAEIRAVMADLRAVDCDILTLGQYLQPSQKHLNVAEFVTPEQFDAWKQFGEELGFLQVVSSPLTRSSYHAEQVRELMQRYPRSRF, from the coding sequence GTGACTGTTAAGCCAGATTGGTTGCGAGTCAAAGCGCCTCAATGGGAGCGTGTTGGCAGCGTTAAAGAGATTTTACGAGATTTAGCACTCAATACGGTGTGCGAAGAAGCATCTTGCCCCAATATTGGCGAGTGTTTTAACGCGGGTACTGCCACATTTTTAATTATGGGACCTGCGTGTACCCGTGCGTGTCCGTATTGCGATATAGATTTTGAGAAAAAACCCAAAGCACTCGATCCGACAGAACCCGAAAGACTTGCAGAAGCGGTACGCCGGATGCGACTCAATCATGTTGTGATTACTTCAGTCAATCGCGATGATTTACCTGATGGTGGCGCGTCGCAGTTTGTGCGGTGTATTACTGCAATTCGGGAAGTATCGCCACAGACAACGATTGAGGTACTGATTCCTGATTTGTGTGGCAACTGGGATGCGTTAGAGATAATTTTACAAGCGCAACCAGAGGTATTAAATCATAATACAGAAACGATACCTCGGCTGTATCGTCGGGTACGTCCGCAGGGAAATTACGATCGCACTTTAGAATTACTGCGTCGCTCTCGCGATCTTGCCCCTTGGGTTTATACTAAATCAGGATTAATGGTTGGGTTAGGGGAAACTGACGCGGAAATTCGCGCGGTGATGGCAGATCTGCGTGCGGTTGATTGCGATATTCTCACATTAGGACAATACTTACAACCGAGTCAGAAACATTTGAATGTTGCTGAATTCGTTACGCCAGAACAGTTTGATGCTTGGAAACAGTTTGGAGAAGAGTTAGGTTTTCTGCAAGTCGTATCTTCTCCCTTAACTCGCAGTTCTTATCATGCTGAACAGGTAAGAGAATTAATGCAACGTTATCCACGCAGTCGATTTTAA
- a CDS encoding MarR family winged helix-turn-helix transcriptional regulator yields the protein MQDQTQLIKTVASDCTCFNLRKASRVITQLFDQVLQPSGILANQFTLLAALSVAESVSITHLAQELVMDRTTLTRNLKPLEREGLIRIEPGQDQRVRIVSLTQKGQAALAKALPLWQQAQAKVIEKLGQDRWQTLLSHLSDTVSLLRES from the coding sequence ATGCAAGACCAAACTCAATTAATTAAAACTGTCGCTAGTGACTGTACCTGCTTCAATCTGCGGAAAGCATCGCGTGTAATTACGCAACTTTTCGATCAAGTGTTGCAACCGAGTGGAATTTTGGCGAATCAGTTTACACTGCTAGCCGCGCTTAGCGTTGCAGAAAGCGTATCAATCACACACTTAGCACAAGAACTAGTGATGGATCGAACAACGCTAACGCGCAATCTCAAACCGTTAGAACGCGAAGGTTTGATTCGTATTGAACCAGGACAAGATCAGCGAGTGCGGATTGTTAGTTTAACGCAAAAAGGTCAAGCAGCCTTAGCTAAAGCACTGCCATTATGGCAACAAGCACAAGCTAAAGTCATTGAGAAACTAGGTCAAGACCGTTGGCAAACATTATTATCTCATTTGTCTGACACAGTATCGTTACTTCGCGAAAGCTAA
- a CDS encoding CIA30 family protein has translation MSENRSQWDLGRFIQTLTFFEVIPFIGWLQRLIPGFQDSEIVPTGEKRVRVVLVAGATGGVGRRVVKRLMNRGYKVRSLVRDAEKAKEILGDNVELYVGDITKPETLTLEMMADVTAVICCTAVRVQPVGGDTPDRAKYNQGVKFYQPEIVGDTPESVEYLGVKNLVAVAAKHFATVPADEKLIFDFAHPSEELKRIWGAVDDVVMGGVSQSEIRFVEDTALFTGNVSTANSGGFASVRTKNFEPPLNLSGYQGIKLRVRGDGKRYKCFIRTDTKWDGTAYSYSFDTVSNTWIDVDIPFADLTAVFRAKTLKDAPAIDASRIASLQLMLSKFEYDGELNPKFTPGGFALQVESIKAYAGAKLPQFILVSSAGVTRPGRPGINLEEEPPAVRLNDQLGGILTWKWRGEEALRHSGIPYTIVRPCALTEEAGVQPLVFAQGDNIKGKVSRDSIAELCLQVLEQPKACNVTFEVKAETITSSSGGDLSQLQPD, from the coding sequence ATGAGTGAAAATCGTTCTCAATGGGATTTGGGTAGGTTTATACAAACCCTGACCTTTTTTGAGGTGATTCCTTTTATCGGGTGGTTACAGCGCTTGATTCCAGGATTTCAAGATTCTGAGATAGTACCAACGGGAGAAAAACGAGTGCGAGTCGTATTAGTTGCTGGGGCGACAGGTGGTGTTGGTAGGCGCGTGGTAAAACGGCTAATGAATCGCGGTTACAAAGTGCGATCGCTTGTTCGCGATGCTGAAAAAGCCAAGGAAATACTCGGCGATAATGTTGAATTGTATGTTGGCGACATCACAAAGCCAGAAACTCTCACTCTAGAAATGATGGCAGATGTGACAGCGGTTATTTGCTGCACTGCCGTACGCGTTCAACCTGTGGGCGGAGATACCCCAGACCGTGCTAAGTATAATCAAGGCGTTAAATTCTATCAACCCGAAATCGTCGGCGATACTCCAGAATCTGTAGAATATTTAGGCGTCAAGAACTTAGTTGCAGTTGCAGCAAAACACTTTGCGACAGTTCCTGCTGATGAGAAACTAATCTTTGATTTTGCACATCCTTCTGAAGAGTTAAAACGCATTTGGGGTGCAGTAGATGATGTTGTCATGGGTGGTGTGAGTCAGAGTGAAATTCGATTTGTGGAAGATACTGCCTTATTTACTGGTAACGTCTCTACTGCAAATTCAGGCGGTTTTGCTTCTGTGAGAACCAAAAACTTTGAACCACCGTTAAACTTATCAGGCTATCAAGGAATTAAATTGCGCGTGAGAGGCGACGGAAAACGCTACAAGTGCTTCATCCGCACCGATACTAAATGGGATGGTACAGCTTACTCGTATTCCTTCGATACAGTCAGCAACACTTGGATAGATGTTGATATTCCTTTTGCGGATTTGACTGCGGTGTTTCGTGCCAAAACTTTAAAAGATGCGCCTGCGATTGATGCGAGTAGAATTGCTTCGTTGCAACTGATGTTGAGTAAGTTTGAGTATGATGGTGAACTCAACCCCAAATTTACACCTGGTGGTTTTGCCTTACAAGTTGAATCGATCAAAGCTTATGCTGGTGCTAAGTTACCACAGTTTATTTTAGTCAGTTCAGCAGGAGTTACGCGCCCTGGACGTCCTGGAATTAATTTGGAGGAAGAACCGCCAGCGGTAAGATTAAACGATCAACTTGGTGGAATTTTAACGTGGAAGTGGCGCGGCGAAGAAGCGCTAAGACACAGTGGTATTCCTTACACAATCGTTCGCCCTTGTGCTTTAACTGAAGAAGCTGGAGTTCAACCGTTAGTTTTCGCTCAAGGAGACAATATTAAGGGTAAAGTTAGCCGCGATTCAATTGCTGAACTTTGTTTGCAGGTGTTAGAACAACCTAAAGCTTGTAATGTCACGTTTGAAGTCAAAGCAGAAACTATCACTTCAAGTTCTGGGGGAGATTTATCGCAGTTGCAACCCGATTAA
- a CDS encoding alpha/beta fold hydrolase, with protein MSEIESKPVFLTPNKVQSQYPLFVFLPGMDGTGRLLRSQTEGLEVAFDVRCLSIPLDDLTSWADLSQQVVDLIELEIAENPQRKVYLCGESFGGCLAIKVALHSPQLFDRIILVNPASSFHRRSWYGWASQLIHIVPRWVYPFGALGLLAFIASLDRIAPTERKDLLHVMRSVPPETVLWRLSLVQEFDVSDAQLRQLTQPILVVASRRDRLLPSVAEARHLARVFDNVKTVFLPYSGHACLIEEDINLYEIMQRKDFLDDSTKAVPYVVDY; from the coding sequence ATGTCAGAAATTGAGAGCAAACCTGTTTTCTTGACACCGAACAAAGTTCAGTCGCAGTATCCCTTGTTTGTATTTCTACCAGGAATGGATGGAACGGGGCGACTGCTGCGATCGCAAACCGAGGGCTTAGAAGTTGCGTTTGATGTTCGTTGTTTGTCAATTCCGTTAGATGATTTAACAAGTTGGGCAGATCTTAGTCAGCAAGTCGTCGATTTAATTGAACTAGAAATTGCTGAAAATCCGCAACGCAAAGTTTATTTGTGTGGTGAATCGTTTGGCGGTTGTCTCGCGATTAAAGTCGCACTCCACTCACCACAACTTTTTGACAGAATTATTTTAGTGAATCCTGCGTCTTCTTTTCATCGCCGTTCGTGGTATGGTTGGGCATCGCAGTTAATTCATATCGTTCCGCGCTGGGTTTATCCGTTTGGCGCGTTAGGGCTACTCGCCTTCATTGCTTCCCTTGATAGAATTGCCCCAACTGAACGCAAAGATCTCCTCCACGTGATGCGATCGGTTCCACCAGAAACCGTTTTATGGCGATTGTCTTTAGTGCAAGAATTTGATGTGAGTGATGCGCAGCTACGCCAGTTAACTCAACCGATTTTGGTTGTAGCGAGTAGACGCGATCGCCTTTTACCGTCGGTTGCTGAAGCACGACACCTAGCTAGAGTTTTCGATAATGTTAAAACAGTATTTTTACCGTATAGCGGACACGCTTGCTTAATCGAAGAAGACATTAACCTCTACGAGATTATGCAGAGGAAAGATTTTTTGGATGATTCGACTAAAGCAGTACCGTACGTAGTCGATTATTAA